In the Leptospira sp. WS4.C2 genome, one interval contains:
- a CDS encoding NADH-quinone oxidoreductase subunit A, which translates to MGSAPDSFAPILLQLLLGVGFSALILTLAFLINPKKKSKPQDTFECGVTYYGDARGLFNIKFYLVAVLFILFDIEAVFLYPWAVNLISFKEAGLGTFFLVEMFFFLLILVVGLYYIWKKGALEWD; encoded by the coding sequence ATGGGTTCTGCACCAGATAGTTTCGCACCAATCCTTTTACAACTTTTGCTCGGAGTCGGTTTCTCCGCTCTGATCTTGACCCTTGCCTTCCTCATCAATCCGAAGAAAAAATCGAAACCTCAAGACACATTTGAATGTGGAGTCACGTATTATGGTGACGCCAGAGGACTCTTTAACATCAAGTTCTATCTTGTTGCTGTCCTTTTCATCCTCTTTGATATTGAAGCTGTATTTTTATACCCTTGGGCAGTGAACTTAATTAGCTTCAAAGAAGCAGGACTTGGCACCTTCTTCCTTGTAGAGATGTTTTTCTTTTTACTCATACTCGTTGTCGGTCTATACTATATATGGAAAAAGGGAGCACTGGAATGGGATTAA
- a CDS encoding NADH-quinone oxidoreductase subunit B: MGLTETLSKPGEMFGDMFQVATLDNVVQWGQSFSLWPYPFATACCGIEYMSTACADYDIARFGAERPSFSPRQADMILVLGTITYKMAPVLRQIYDQLAEPKFVISVGACASSGGMFHTYGVLQGVDRILPVDVYVPGCPPRPEALLDALVKLQKKVQGQGLEARRQEVMRKIEEINERNKPLVVA, from the coding sequence ATGGGATTAACAGAAACACTATCCAAACCGGGTGAGATGTTTGGCGACATGTTCCAAGTCGCCACACTCGACAACGTAGTCCAATGGGGACAAAGTTTTTCTTTATGGCCATACCCTTTTGCAACTGCTTGTTGCGGAATTGAATACATGAGCACAGCTTGTGCCGATTATGATATCGCTCGTTTTGGAGCGGAACGTCCTTCTTTTTCTCCACGCCAAGCAGATATGATTTTGGTCCTCGGAACCATTACTTATAAAATGGCTCCCGTGTTACGCCAGATATACGACCAACTCGCAGAACCAAAATTTGTTATCTCTGTTGGTGCTTGTGCCTCATCCGGTGGAATGTTTCACACCTACGGTGTGTTACAAGGTGTAGACCGAATCCTTCCTGTGGATGTTTATGTTCCTGGATGTCCCCCAAGACCCGAAGCACTCCTGGATGCCCTTGTCAAATTGCAAAAGAAAGTGCAAGGCCAGGGACTCGAGGCGAGGCGCCAAGAAGTGATGAGAAAAATCGAAGAAATCAACGAACGCAACAAACCTCTCGTAGTCGCATGA